In the genome of Lacerta agilis isolate rLacAgi1 chromosome 2, rLacAgi1.pri, whole genome shotgun sequence, one region contains:
- the LOC117039977 gene encoding zinc finger protein GLI1-like isoform X3 → MFNPMNPPVNNYVEHCYLRPLHGQGQPSTMVEGINDLSYYHQANSMGNHHTYGMPPGSEHPSHTDGPAVVTTSMQAPAHTSPLWNMPVITRGCPGQGTRFSTPRSTAKLTKKRALSISPLSDASIDLQTVIRTSPNSLVAYINSRCASAGGSYGHLSIGTSSPSLGFQSPMGHQKAQGMSFGHNPPMAPCGSHEHIPGRPGMMHHMPPPRGMLKHCQLKSEPSLGSPLDALSTKCMEECSEGDISSPASTGTQDPLLGMLDPRDELEKEDGKVEAEAVYETNCHWEGCSKEFDTQEQLVHHINNEHIHGEKKEFVCHWRECSREQRPFKAQYMLVVHMRRHTGEKPHKCTFEGCNKAYSRLENLKTHLRSHTGEKPYVCEHEGCNKAFSNASDRAKHQNRTHSNEKPYVCKIPGCTKRYTDPSSLRKHVKTVHGPDAHVTKKHRGDTISTSRTLVLHSDMKQERDSEGRKDEGKLMVPDSNLKPQPSPGGQSSCSSERSPLGSANNNDSGVEMNANAGGSLEDLSALEEPSEPMGNSGLSALHKLENLRIDKLKQLRKPLSAKGVKLPSIPGSGSTREMPGFCGPPSAVSHRRIMELSSGDLPSLTMPGERRGSTSSTISSAYTVSRRSSMVSPYLPAAGGPNGVGPPEVYDPISPDTSRRSSEASHCGGLPGLGNLTPAQQYRLKAKYAAATGGPPPTPLPSMERAAQPSLMADYSGSVLPPFMHRHSANEYHRCSSGILHSHLALGHSARRASDPSQMVGEAHPPPRVQRFKSLSNMSPGGMGRASGQATGGSDANLQRHLFSPRPPSISENVFLENATMESTGPAGEQELLEMEPYLGYQEQSYPCQAAGMELPSNVAHRGAPRAVGNLQMGPEQLEGGFDQLDYTQPQCQMSLAFHTTVRHWDGDGAGLNPAPPSAMGQCHSAQYAVPDAKHMGVEGHAGEGQQGTFQFGQAHIKAEQQFQAAVPALASCQGMKQLPYSQAQPACVRGEGYHQPESQQAPCFGMGQPPSRRPQTPMLQVKEMMVRSYVQSQQALMWGEQPAGDAMMGIESGAQCQQPQPYPGSPKYPGYPAKPPPAMDSKALSSPGSQCYSPGMAPHPPGGPKPLTRPSSLCYQASLPYETPGEGGPHRLMRLPPLRSPEEARAFSSQLHMPLGKASGNKLMNAHQRHCQPPSCVAEDPGGPFTPRLDILKSDSFSYLPEEQVSNSLDTLDLENTHLDFTAILDDAEGLSPTSPPGGPANMAVGDMSSMLNSLAGENQFLNTLS, encoded by the exons ATGTTCAACCCGATGAACCCACCAGTTAATAACTACGTAGAACACTGCTACCTTCGCCCCCTCCATGGGCAAGGGCAACCCAGCACCATGGTGGAAG GAATCAATGACTTGTCATATTACCACCAAGCCAACTCCATGGGGAATCATCACACCTATGGGATGCCACCTGGAAGTGAACATCCTTCTCATACTGATG GACCTGCCGTGGTGACAACTTCCATGCAAGCCCCAGCACATACATCTCCACTTTGGAACATGCCTGTAATTACTAGAGGCTGTCCCGGACAAG GTACTCGCTTTTCTACGCCCCGAAGCACAGCCAAGTTGACCAAGAAGCGAGCACTGTCCATCTCTCCACTCTCGGATGCCAGCATTGATCTGCAGACTGTCATCCGCACCTCTCCCAATTCCTTGGTGGCTTACATAAACTCCCGCTGTGCTTCGGCTGGTGGCTCCTACGGGCACCTCTCCATTGGCACCAGCAG TCCTTCCCTTGGGTTCCAGAGCCCCATGGGCCACCAGAAAGCTCAAGGGATGTCGTTTGGCCACAACCCACCTATGGCTCCCTGTGGATCTCATGAACACATACCTGGCCGGCCAGGGATGATGCACCATATGCCACCACCCCGTGGGATGCTGAAACactgccag CTGAAGTCAGAGCCCAGCCTGGGCAGCCCTCTGGATGCCCTGAGCACCAAGTGCATGGAGGAGTGCTCGGAGGGTGACATTTCCAGCCCAGCCTCTACAGGGACACAG GATCCCTTACTAGGCATGCTTGATCCCCGGGATGAATTGGAGAAGGAAGACGGGAAAGTAGAGGCTGAGGCAGTGTATGAGACCAACTGCCACTGGGAAGGGTGTTCCAAGGAATTTGACACCCAGGAGCAGCTGGTGCAC CATATTAACAATGAGCACATCCATGGGGAGAAGAAGGAGTTTGTGTGCCACTGGCGGGAGTGCTCTCGGGAACAGCGACCCTTCAAAGCTCAGTACATGCTGGTTGTTCACATGAGgcgccacacaggagagaagccccaCAAGTGCACA TTCGAAGGCTGCAATAAGGCCTACTCACGACTGGAGAACCTCAAGACCCACTTGCGCTCCCACACGGGTGAGAAGCCCTACGTTTGTGAGCACGAGGGCTGCAATAAGGCCTTCTCCAATGCTTCAGACCGGGCCAAGCACCAGAACCGGACACATTCCAACGAG AAACCCTACGTCTGTAAGATCCCAGGCTGCACCAAGCGATACACAGACCCCAGTTCTCTGCGCAAGCACGTCAAGACAGTGCACGGACCAGATGCCCACGTCACCAAGAAGCACCGCGGAGACACCATATCCACCAGCCGGACACTAGTCCTCCACAGCGATATGAAACAGGAGCGAGATAGCGAAGGCAGGAAAGACGAAGGCAAACTCATGGTGCCTGACTCTAACTTG aaacCGCAGCCCAGCCCCGGTGGCCAGTCGTCCTGCAGCAGCGAGCGCTCTCCCTTGGGCAGCGCGAACAACAATGACAGCGGCGTGGAGATGAACGCCAATGCGGGTGGCAGTTTAGAAGACCtgtcggcgctggaggaaccgtcAGAGCCCATGGGCAACTCAGGGCTGTCGGCGCTGCACAAGCTGGAGAACCTGCGCATTGACAAGCTGAAGCAGCTGCGCAAGCCCCTGTCCGCAAAGGGGGTCAAGCTGCCTTCCATCCCCGGGTCAG GCTCCACGAGAGAGATGCCTGGCTTTTGTGGGCCACCCTCCGCTGTCTCTCACCGGCGCATCATGGAGCTGTCATCTGGAGACCTGCCCTCCCTAACCATGCCCGGTGAGCGCCGCGGCAGCACCAGCAGCACCATCAGCTCGGCCTACACCGTCAGCCGTCGCTCCTCCATGGTGTCACCATACCTGCCAGCTGCGGGAGGCCCTAATGGGGTGGGCCCACCTGAGGTGTATGACCCCATCTCCCCTGACACCTCCAGACGCTCCAGCGAGGCCAGCCACTGCGGAGGTCTTCCAGGACTGGGCAACCTGACGCCGGCCCAACAATACCGCCTCAAAGCCAAGTATGCCGCTGCGACAGGCGGACCGCCTCCAACCCCTCTACCCAGCATGGAGAGGGCTGCTCAGCCCAGCCTCATGGCAGATTACTCAGGCTCTGTCTTGCCTCCTTTCATGCATCGACACAGTGCCAACGAATACCACAGGTGCAGCTCTGGCATCCTCCACTCCCACCTAGCACTCGGCCACAGTGCTCGGCGAGCCAGCGACCCCTCACAGATGGTGGGTGAGGCCCACCCGCCCCCCAGAGTGCAAAGGTTCAAAAGCCTCAGCAACATGAGCCCAGGAGGCATGGGCAGAGCCAGCGGGCAGGCGACTGGGGGCTCGGATGCCAACCTGCAGCGCCACCTCTTCTCGCCACGACCGCCAAGCATCAGTGAGAACGTCTTCTTGGAGAACGCTACCATGGAGAGCACCGGCCCAGCTGGAGAGCAGGAACTGCTGGAGATGGAGCCTTACCTGGGTTACCAGGAGCAGAGCTACCCATGCCAGGCTGCGGGCATGGAGCTCCCAAGCAACGTGGCCCACCGAGGTGCGCCCAGGGCGGTAGGCAACTTGCAGATGGGTCCCgaacagctggagggcggcttTGACCAACTGGACTATACCCAGCCCCAATGCCAGATGAGCCTGGCTTTCCACACAACAGTGCGGCACTGGGATGGCGACGGTGCGGGGCTTAACCCCGCACCCCCCTCTGCCATGGGGCAGTGCCACTCTGCCCAGTACGCAGTCCCAGATGCCAAGCACATGGGAGTAGAAGGTCATGCTGGTGAAGGCCAGCAGGGCACTTTCCAGTTTGGCCAGGCCCACATCAAGGCTGAGCAGCAGTTCCAAGCAGCTGTGCCTGCTCTGGCCTCTTGCCAGGGCATGAAGCAGCTGCCATACAGCCAAGCCCAGCCTGCCTGTGTCAGGGGTGAGGGGTACCACCAGCCTGAGAGCCAGCAGGCCCCGTGCTTTGGTATGGGGCAACCCCCCAGCAGGAGGCCCCAGACCCCCATGCTGCAGGTCAAGGAGATGATGGTCCGCAGCTATGTGCAGTCGCAGCAGGCGCTGATGTGGGGGGAGCAGCCAGCCGGTGATGCCATGATGGGTATAGAGAGTGGGGCACAGTGCCAGCAGCCCCAGCCTTACCCTGGCAGCCCCAAGTACCCGGGCTACCCTGCCAAGCCCCCACCGGCAATGGACAGCAAAGCACTTTCAAGCCCTGGGAGCCAGTGTTACAGCCCAGGGATGGCCCCCCACCCGCCTGGGGGCCCCAAGCCGCTGACCAGGCCAAGCAGCTTGTGCTACCAAGCCAGCCTCCCTTATGAGACCCCTGGCGAGGGCGGCCCCCACCGGCTGATGCGCTTGCCCCCTCTCCGCAGCCCTGAGGAGGCCAGAGCTTTCTCCAGCCAGCTGCACATGCCATTGGGCAAAGCTTCCGGCAACAAGTTGATGAACGCCCACCAACGTCACTGCCAGCCCCCCAGCTGCGTGGCAGAGGATCCGGGCGGGCCCTTCACCCCCAGGCTGGACATCCTCAAATCAGACTCTTTCTCTTACCTGCCAGAAGAGCAGGTGTCTAACAGCTTGGACACTCTGGACTTGGAGAACACCCACTTGGACTTCACAGCTATCTTGGACGACGCAGAGGGCCTCAGCCCCACCTCACCGCCCGGcggcccagccaacatggctgtgGGGGACATGAGCTCCATGCTGAACTCACTGGCAGGGGAGAACCAGTTCCTTAACACCCTTTCCTAG